The Zingiber officinale cultivar Zhangliang chromosome 2A, Zo_v1.1, whole genome shotgun sequence genomic sequence tcaatcccaactaactgcacctggtacaccccaacagaatggtgtagtagaaagaaggtataaggctcttatggaaataattagattgatgatgagttattcagaaaattaacaagttcgttttaaggatatactctgaaaaagaaagtgaacatagtaccttccaaagtctgaactctctactcatatacaattgctgaataggtgtaagcctattttgaagcatattcggattcgggtagtccagcacatatgctgaagagagacaatgataagttggataggaattcacttgtttatgggttatcctagagaaacgaaagtaggtttatagtcttaaaaatcagaaggtcattgttagcatcaatgactgatttttagaagaggactatataatgaaccacaagcccataagtaaatctgttcttaataaaagacacgtctaatcttgtaccaactgtacaagatgaaatatcacaagaaactgcaacatgtatcacaattgatacacaattatagacagtgcatcatcgtagtgggagggttgtcaaacaacctaaaagattcatgttttggaaaaatctttggacttgatcccaaatgaacatgagcctgatcccggacatatgatgaagcactccaaaacaaagatacagtatcttggcaaagagcaatgaatacaaaattagaatatatgtattctaatcaaatttggaagcttgtagaaccaccaaatggtgtaaaagccattgggtgaaaataggtctacaataggaaaagatggatagacatgaaggtggaaactttcaaagcaaggcttgatgaaaaaggaaactttttcactggtagccatgcttaagtctatccggattcttttatctatttggtaagtggatgtcaagacaacattccttaatgaaagtcttgaagaaagcatccatataaagcaaccagaagggttcattgcaaagggcaaagagtatcttatgtgcaagctcaatcagtctatggactaaggcaaagcttcaaggtcttggaacatccagtttatcaaagtaatctagacctatggatttatttagtaaccggataagtcttgtgtatacaaaaagtgtgatggaaacgtggtggtatttcttgtactatacgtagataacatttttggtagttggaaacaatatcaaagtgttgtcagaagtaagggtatggttgtccaaacaatttgatatggacttgggagaatgtgtatattcttgggatcaaagtaataagggatcacaagaaaagaatattttacttatcccaagcttcatatatcgaaaaatccttgctcgttttaagcatgcagaactccaagaaaggtttcttaccttttgggcttggagtagctttatctaaagagatgtctctgaagacatcaaaggagatagaggaaatgaaggcagttctttatgcttcggctgtcggaagcctaatgtatgctatgcacgagatcagaaatctgttttgtcaagggcatagttagcagatatcaaagtaaccctggacaaggacattggactgcagtaaagtatatattgaagtaccttagaggcactagagattatatgctagcttacaaggcagttaatttggtccctgtgggttgcacggattttgacttccaatcggatagggacaatagtaagtcaacctcatggttttgtgtttactttaggaggtaatgtcataactatggaagagtgataagcataggtgtttttttggactccaccatagaagctgagtatatggcaagcctctgaggtagtcataaaagctgaatgactcaataacctcaagatagacttagatatgatgtctggtttgtccaaagattattacaatttattgtaataatagtggtgcagtagcaaactcgaagaaaccatgagtctataaggtaagtaaacacaatagagcgcaagtaccacccaatacgagaaatcatataaacgaggagaagttgttgctgcctagattgcattagatgatgacctatagatcatttcactaaggcccttaaggcaagagcttttgatgggcatgttgaagggttgagaatcagaagtatggcagcagatatgacaacttagtcttttagtataagtgggagattgttaggatgtatactaaaaagcctagcttttggtataaacatttatctagaaataagaatcacattggtcaaatgtctacatttatgataaatgtagttgctcaattaatttatattgtagataacatggtgtgtggtgtcacacacagaggatcatgttatcagtaccttataaattataaacagtagctcacgaccaagatggaaaggaacaaaccattggaaggtcgtagtgtaattgggtattagtttatcttaactatataattacactaatacacttagagtgtattgagtaggaccattagaggtcgtttcttttatactgactttataaaggaacaaagacctcagttattatggaagtgtgtgctcttaatcctaatataataacaagcacatatatttgatatttatttctttaatttatcaatgggtgagatttaattcgataaatcaataagcccgataagttgggaaatgatatcacttatagtgtgtgttgttgattatagaaggaaactgtgtcctagtaatctaggttgagaatgtccccaagaggagctcataaaaattgtcatgttaaaccctgcaggtggacttagtccgacatgatgataaggttgagtggtactactcttggactaagatattaattaaatgagttgtcagtaactcacttaattagtggacattcgacatcttaaatacagggagactaacacactcataataagtaggagcccaaaaatataatttgggattggtgcggtagttcaataatagttctctagtggaatgaattattattgataaaattaagttgtgtgttcggggcgaacacgggatgcttaattttctcggaagaccaaaaccaattcctcctctcggtccctatcatagtctcttatttatagagtactatacccacctatacccaccttcatacccatgatgtaggggtcggccaagctagcttgtggatcaagctaggccggccaagccttggttcatgggtggtcggccctagcttgaacccaagcttaggtggccggcccccattaaattaaaaagaattttaattttaaatttttctaatgtgaaagatataatttattggagagattaaaaattaaaatatctcttttaaaaggatctacaaaagattaaagaaagaggttagatctctttcctaatttgtagattggaaagatattttaattattcacatgttgaaaaattaaaattatagaaatttctttttatcaaccatgaagggattttaaagggaaattttatttttttttaaatttctgaagacaaataaggaattttaattgttgattgaaattgccttgtttgctcttaatgatgtggtcggccatgacatgaaggtttaggaaattttgtttaatttttcttaattaattcataccaaggaaagttaaggaaattttattataattaaatttccttatttgccaaagctaaggattataaaagagggggttttgggagccttcaaggtgaacaacctctattatcttctccctctttttcttccttcttgtggtcggcccttctcttttctcttctctccatccttgtggccgaacctcacatcttcttggagatcaagtggtggccggattcttgcttggagaagaaggagagaaagcttgtatcccttggagcattggtggtgttttctcttcatccttggagaagctcttgttgtggctgaaccttgcaaggaggagaagaaggtgctttggtggtttctcatatcggaagatcgttgcccacacaacgtccgaggttagaagaggaatacggtagaagacctagaggttttttcttgtaaaagaaaaggtatactagtattttatttccgcatcatactagttttatcttcatgtaaaaataccaaatacaagaggcatgcgattctagtatttcgaatttgttttcgatgttgtgttcttttgtttttcttttccttgtgatttgattgttcttttcggttgacctaaagttatttaaggaaattaaatattagctttccttaaaaggctttgtctaggcggtggtggttgttctcatatctaagaaggtcatatgcctcgccatgcagtcctggaagtcaatttaggaaattaatatttaatggaattaataacttaggtgatttggatcaaacgtgttaagttccgcaggagatccaagtctaaacctaaaagaacaaatagattaaactttggatcaaacgtgttaagatccgcaagcgatccaagtttaatttaaaagaacacatggtagctaggaaaaggttcagatctttgtacaaaattttgtacagtggaactattaggtttttcgagtagcaaccgacattaacacaagaattaaaactttctaatttgtttctggaaatttttaataaaaatttctcaaataatttttcccttcatggttggttataataggaaattttataaattaaaatctctctattaaaatatgtggatgatttccaaaaaggaaagttttcgctaaaattaaaatcatcctttcaatctacaaataaggaaagatatcaaatcttttcttaatcttttgtagaaatttataaaaggaaatatttaattttaaaactctttttttaaatcatgaacatggttacaaaaaaggaaagttttatcaaaaattaaaatcttccttttaactacaaataaggaaagatatcaaatctttcacttaatcttttgtaaaaagctataaaaggaaagatttaaattttaaactctctcttttaaaaccatgatatccatataagaaaagattttaaataaaatctcttttattttctagtggtcggccacctaagcttgggatccaagctttggccgaccaccttaaattGGCTTCACCCTTGGctttggctgaccctagcttgggctccaagctagcttggctgaccacctaggggtgggtaagaagtgggtatgcggtgggtataattctctatatacaagaggctacgatagggaccgagaggaggaattggttttggtctcccgatgaaattaagctttccgtgttcgccccgaacacccaacttaatttcatcaataataattcataccactaaagaattattattgaactaccgcatcaatcccaaattacattttggggtccttcttattatgagtgtgttagtctccctgtgtttaagatgtcaaatgtccactaattaaataagttactggcaactctctttaattaatatcttagtccaagagtagtactactcaaccttatcgtcatgtcggactaagtccacctacagggtttaaaaTGACaaatcttatgagctcctcttgggggcattatcaacctagattactaggacacagtttccttctataatcaacaacacacactagaagtaatatcatttctcaacttatcgggccttttgatttatcgagctaaatctcaccctttgataagttaaagaaatgaatactaaatatatgtgcttgttattatattaggattaagagcacacacttccataataactaaggtcttgttcttttattaagtcagcacaaaatgaacttaccttaaatggtcctactcaatacattcagagtgtactagtgtatttttataattaagataaactaataccaaattacactatgactattccaatagtttgttcctatctatcttagtcgtgagctactgtttataatttataaagaactgataacatgatcttctgtgtgtaacaccacacaccatgttatctataatataaattaattgaacaactatacttagcatataaatgtagatatttttgaccaatgtgattctttatttcaaaataaatgtttacaaaatctaggcttttagtatacactataacagAACCATGACGAACCGTGGTGAATAGTGCATAAACCATGAACTGACGGTCCCGAACCGTGAGTTGTAACTGCCTTGGATGATTGAGGTTAAGAGTTAACCCCCCAAGAACCGTCGAATCGGCGGTTGTAAATTGTCGATTCCAAACAAGGGTCGAGTCTAAtgtgtagggtttaagttaggaaactctcattcatgttTTAGCATGAGAAGAAGGATAAAGAATGAAAGTTGGACTAATGAGTTAGtcaaacttaaacatattatcaaatatcaaaaagatgaTCAAGTACAATTGATCTTATATCAAGATTGATCAGGTTGATAAAGTTCAGGTTGACTCGAGTTTGGGTTTCAGTGATTGATCAATATGTCAATAAgatgtcaaataggtcaaggttaaccgaatACTTGACAATGTCAGAAGTCCAATAGAGAGTTGACACgagaagttaagtaggtcaaaattgactggatacttgacgatATCAGAAGTATAATAGGGAGTTGGCAAGAGAAATCCAAGCAAGTCACTAAGAACCGAATATTTGGCTTAAGTAAGGAAGTCTTGGTAGGTTAAGTTTAACTAGATACTAGGCAACGATGAAGTCTCaataggtcaaagttgatcagaTATTAGGTAATAAGAAATCTCGACAGGCCAAGGATGACGAAATATTGAGCAAATGAAGACTTGGTAGGTTGAGGTCAACCAGATACTAGGAAAGACATGAATTCGGGCTTGAAAAGGCTGAAATTAgagttatttattattattttaaaaaaaattgattcaagAGCATTCTGTATGCCTGAAATAAGTTGTTAATCAATTGTTAACTCCGACTTTAACCTTTTCAAGACTAAATTCACGTTTTTCTTAGTATCCGATTGATCTCAACATACCAAGATTTCCTTTGCTCAACATTTGGTTACCCTTGACAAGGTCACGGATAGTTTAGCAATGGCAAAATCATAGTACTCGATGTCTGAGTTAAAATTCACTCTTCAATTTCACAATGAGTTAGAgtcaaattaaattttcaaagataGTAGTGTCATAGTTTCTAATCTAGGCTTGCACCCAATGGACTTCTTTCTTCCGCACCACAATCACCGATTAGTTTGGGTTAATTCTTCAAGCAAAGGTCCTACTTTCCTAGATTCTTCACCATCAACTTCAACTTATCAACTCCACTCTTTAGGAAAAATTTTATAGAGAAACGGTTTATTTATCTGAAATTTTAACACATGTcaactaaaaaatatatatatcatctTCAGCAAGCCCCTCGAGCATGACTTTATCACTAAACAATTGGTTACAAATGCTTAATTCTTTTTTAGCATTGAGCTTCTTTTGCATTCTAAAGTTGTCTTCCTCTCAAAATAAATGTATTTTTAGGGTTCTTCAAGGTTCTAAAATGCAGCCTCTCTCTGCATCTTTTATTGCTATGATTAATTCTCATAACTATTGAAGTATTATTGGAGTTTTTCAATACGTCACAAACACACAACCTAGTGTTGCTAATTTCCCCATCAACCATGCTTGTCAATTTATATATGCACCCACTAAAAAAAAAAGATGTTAAAAGAATTATTTGCTACCTTAAAGTCAATATTTTGCATGATATTCTCTTATATCACTATTTAGTTTGAGTTGATTTTTCTGATGATAGACATTCTATTGGTAcgtttgatatattttttttagatgATATTATTGTTGGGATAATTTTTTTAGGTTAAGTTTGATCAGTCTGATAAAgtttgagttgagtcaagtttgagtcgggatttgagttttgatgtttgacaatataaggtgtttgacaatatatgaagattgctatagcaatcgtccgattgtggagatggtcaagggattgaccaggttgatgagaagacgagtcaagtgggtcagtgttgactggagacttgaccgggtaagtcctaactggagtttaggcaataggaaagtcctaactggagtttaggcatttgggaaagtcctaactggatgttaggcaagagagaagtcaagtaggtcaaggttgacaggagacttgactgggaaagttctaactggagtttaggcagcggtggaagtcctgataagtgagatcagacaattggaaagtcctaataTAGTTAgacaaagggaaagtcctggtgaggagccaggcaactggaaagttcaagtgtgatcttggcaaaaggaaagtcctggtgaggagccagacaattggaaagtccaagtgtgatattggcaatgggaaagtcctggtgaggagccaggcaattggaaagtccaagtgtgatcttggcaaagtaagtcctagggtgatttggctaggagaacccgacaactaggatgaggccgatggaagctccagaaggtaaggcgtgaaggatggggagatatccgagggacacaaggatgatagaggaggctagaaggctagttcgaggttggttgggagtggccaaatactaggcatggagacccaacaggtcacggttgactgggagttgggtttgggagtttggacttgagtttgagtcaagtccaggctgctcaatcgatcgggtgatcaattgaaccagggaccaatcaatcagtggatcgattggagtgtgctccgaaggaaggaatgacccaatcgattggtcgatcgattgggatcataTTTCGTGAGCACAGagcccttcccaatcgatcgggtgatcgattgggagttgccaatcgatcggtcgatcgattgggcaggggtgTTCTAACGCGATCGcgagaagcacagaatgcttttggatcgatccaccgatcgatccagatgttcccaatcgatcggtctatcgattgggattcgaccgttgcgcaggatacaggtgatggacggctaggATTGTGCGGATGTGACGTGGCAATTGATTGGGgctgatttcaatcgattgggagcactgtatatagcctgggcggagcgttttcttcgccagtTCTTTATGAGCTTTCTCCTGCGATTTGTGTGCGATTCACCGGTGATTTTCTCCGagcttctccgccagttcttgaaggttcttggggtgcattcccaaggttcaagaggcaacaacaagcaacaagtaagcaagaataGAGTGTTtccatttgtatttgtatttgtatttgtatttgtgtttctttttcttgtgtGAGTTTTTGTGTGTGTGAGAATTTGTGTAAGACTTCTCCGTCTTCGGCTGctaccgagaaggagggttttcatagtggagatagcgtcgtGTGttagtgtggatccttggattagtcacctcttcttgaggtggataccaagtaaatccgtgtgttagcgttgtatgtgtgTTTGTATTTTACTTTCTGCTACATatcaagacgaagaaagcacaaGCGCGCGACGAGacgcgctattcaccccctctctagcgggTACAAAGGTCCTAACAATTATGACACTTTAAATTGTAATCTATTGTGCTTGTACTTAGCTTGTACTGAAGTTGAATATAAAACTATTAACAATGCATTGTTTGAGatcatttaactttaattttgttTCTTTGAGCTACATTTGTCCATTGTTAATGCACTTAAAATTTGGTGCAACAATATTAGAATAACATATTTTACTACAAATTCATTTTTTGATGATCACATCAAGGATGTGGAGATTAACTTCTACTTTGGTCAAAAATGTGTGACGAGCCAGCAATTGTTTATTTCTTGGGCTTATATTGCAATCAAATTATTGATTTCTTCACCAAACCATTAGTAAAACGATGGGGTTAGATTATTGGCAACTAGACACAACTTCCATCAACTCTCACTAAGTTTGCAGAGGATAATgacaataaatataatttataaataacagTTAAGGAtcaaatttattattaatatttagtattataattattattattataattacaaGATTATATACCATAATAGTTATTATCATGATTATAAAATTGTATACCATAAATCCTGTAAATTATTTATTTGGCTAGCTCTTTGTTGGTGTCATTTGAAAGAAATGTGTAAGATGATTGCAATAAAGAAGAGCGTTAATGTTCTTTGTGATTATGTAATACTTCTCAAACTTAAAAAGAAATCCAATAAAATGATTGTTAGACTCAAACACATGAGTAAAGATAAAAATTATAGAGATGAGAATATTAACATGGATACACAAACATACAACGAtagacaaaataaaataaaaataaaaatattagaaagaaAATTGAGATAGTAGATGAggtatatattaaataaaaaaagaaaaagatcatagaaaatttaattagtaataataaaatagaataaaatttatttaaatataaatgaagatATCGTAAAAGATAAAATCTAATGACGTAAAAAGATTCATATAATTTATCCCAgtgagataaaattttattattattgttctctATTAGTGGCATTTGTTGCTTGCTCCTGTTCTACCAAACTCTGACTCTTCCTAAAGTTACTTTCCTTGAATAATTTCCTCTTTTGTTTCCCTGGTCCAGGATTTCCTCTTTTGTTTCCCTGGTCCAGGAGATCCTTCTTCCATGAATTCACACTTGTATTAGAACAGAAAAACAAATAGTTAGCTAAATGCAAACAGCACACAAGGTAATTAACATTGTGATAAACAAATCTTAGAACAGATCTCTCAACATCCATATGCTAAAAGCACAAAGAAGCCCACTAATAGTTGTCTTATTTATCTCCCTCTCTAATCCACCAACAAAACATGCACCCAAAtaggaaaagtaaataaatacTCAGCTCACAGCTTCCAGTTTGCTACTACAATATTTCTTGAGCTTTCATTTAACAAGACCAATATATAGTCAATACATCAAGAGCCTTATCCTTAATTTAAACAGTGATGGGTCAAAAAAAAATTCAGTTAATAAAACAGCACAAGATATCTGTATTTGCTTAAATGTCGAACTCGAAGAACTCTTTCGCTTTTATTTAGTTTGAAGGATCCAAATAATGCTAGTAGAAAGAGTTGTTCTGGATCGGAATAAGCGAAGATGGGGAAAAATCTATTGTGTTTTAGCATATTCTTGAACTTGTGTCAGATGAGTCCTTTCCCAGTCTCAATGACAGTAACCTACATGACTgctcctttaacaaactatcaaCTGAAGGTGTCTGACCTGGTATGATCCCATAGTCATCACTATATTCTTCCATTCCTGGAACCAGTAACTGCCATATCATAGTCCCTGCTCCAGCTCCATTTTTCCTAGCAGACTCGTAGATTTTGTCAAAGATGGATCTGTAAAAGGTAACCCTTTGAGGGTGCTCAAACTTCTTTGATTTTTTGGAGAGGCCAAATTCAGTGAACATGACTGGCTTATGCAGTTCCTGATCACCATCTTCAATGTGTGATGTCACCCATTTGGAAATATAATTGGTTTTCTCACTAAAATTTGCTTTCAACAACCTACAAAGAACAAAAGCTTCCAAGGCTTAGAATATTCAAATACATGTGTACTCACACATTCAATTTTAGATATAATTATTTAGTCCATTATGCAAGCTCTTTATATTTGATAAACAGCTACATAAATTCTTTTCATTATCTTCTGTGCAAGATCAGTTTAGTTTGTTTTCTAGAAGAAGCACAAAGAAGAGTGTGCATTGAGACAAGTACCATTGATCAGGATATACATGGACAGAAGCGAAGTCAACATGAGAGACTTTGGAGTTGAGAAGAAAATCTGATCCCAGAGTGCCGTACCACTGCCCTGGATTGATACTTTGCTTCTCTTGTGAACTTACTGGTCCATAGAACCCCTCAAGTCCAATGGTCAAGAGGTGCTTATGATCAATTGTTTTCACAAACTCAGACATGTCTTCAATCCACTCCTGCATTGGTTATATGAAGGTTACCAACTCAAAGCTTGAatgtaaaactatttttttttaatgacacAAAAGCTATGTGGATAATTGTTTAGGGATGGTGGGGTTAGCTTGACCTAAAGATGGTGCATTCAATTAATTGTACTAAAAGTAGAAACAACAACACAACGCATTTAATATGTGGACGAGGATCAACACTACATCATCCTCCTTATCTATTTGGTTTTTGGTCATGTTATGTGATTAGCCAACCATAGACATTTGGTTGTCACATAGCAGTTAAAAATCAACCCATCAAAAAGTCAGTAATTCACCCGAAATTCTAGAAGAATATGCATCGTGACTAATAAACAAAAAGCATAGTTAAAGATGTCTTGATCCAACTTGTGTGTACGCCTAGCGCCACCTGCCATCATATCCGTATGTATGATTGAGAACTTTcttagtttatcataattttgTCCCACATTGCTAATTGCAATAGCAAAGGTCAGCAAGATGATTGAATTTGTCCTAGAAACATAACGCTTCCATCATTTCTTTGAAGACAGATTAAATTGACAGCTAGCTGCCCTTAATTTTGAGCCTAGGAATGAGGTGCAAATCTATATGATACTATTTATCATTAACTGAAGACAATCCCAATATTCAATAGCAAAGTTTTGTGACTAGTGTAAGTTGTTTTTGGCACTTACTGTTTCCTAACTGAAGACACTGAACAGCAAAAGAATATGTTTAtatacattttcaaggttttttccAGGAAGTatatcttaaatattttttcagagAATAGACCTTTACAATTTTCCTTCGCTATATATTGCATAAAACAGAATAAACTTTATATGTATCACAGGACATACTTGGAGAGTGTCACCAGAAGAATCAGATGCGCATTGTGGTTCATTCATCAATTCCCAAGCAAAGATTGTGGGATCGTCCCTGTACTCTATTCCTGTTAAATGGTTCTTCCTCGTCAATATGGTCTGCAGATAAAGCGTATCAGAAACATCACTTTGAACAACGCATTATATAgggaaaaaatcaaaacaaaataaatgctttCTCTATATATTATAGTCCAACATAGTGCTTAAGCCCTGCCCGACCAGGAGCTTGAAAGTATCGATCAATAAAACTTCTTAAGTGACGATGGTAAACAGATGCAGATTCAATGAGACATGCTCAAATTTTATCATTCAACTTGTACTGCAAATAAATGACAAAGATTGCTCCGAGTGAGGTAAATCCatgaatatatatacaaaaatacAAACACTAGGTTTTTACTGAGATACCAAGTTGCTAATTTTATGGACTAAACGAGGAAAAAGTAATTACCTTTAAGTAAATCTTGAAGTACTTCCGAATTGAAGGatcaaagaagaaagaatcaTTTGAAGAACTCAGCCCGATCCCGTCGTCCCATGCCCATTTGACATATTGTG encodes the following:
- the LOC122041163 gene encoding mannan endo-1,4-beta-mannosidase 2-like: MSPGRQGGGGGWLKHFAGHARVRSRNGLAYPLLGIAFFAAFIYFSFGDFRPSTGSAELSFVERNGTQFVLDGRAFYVNGWNSYWMLDQAAEEFSKPRVTEMFQIGAKMGMTVCRTWAFNDGTYHALQVSLGIFDERVFKALDWVIAEARRHGIRLLLSLVNNLQHYGGKTQYVKWAWDDGIGLSSSNDSFFFDPSIRKYFKIYLKTILTRKNHLTGIEYRDDPTIFAWELMNEPQCASDSSGDTLQEWIEDMSEFVKTIDHKHLLTIGLEGFYGPVSSQEKQSINPGQWYGTLGSDFLLNSKVSHVDFASVHVYPDQWLLKANFSEKTNYISKWVTSHIEDGDQELHKPVMFTEFGLSKKSKKFEHPQRVTFYRSIFDKIYESARKNGAGAGTMIWQLLVPGMEEYSDDYGIIPGQTPSVDSLLKEQSCRLLSLRLGKDSSDTSSRIC